A single window of Lutzomyia longipalpis isolate SR_M1_2022 chromosome 1, ASM2433408v1 DNA harbors:
- the LOC129787136 gene encoding glucose dehydrogenase [FAD, quinone]-like: MWIKRIFLIAVILIDYTVCQFLPPGQAIIDSVFSIKNFLEDGGQRLTFEQDNYFINQEYDFVIVGAGSAGCVLANRLSENRDWKILLLEAGPRENLLMDVPMFVHYLQQTNADWHYKTESSNGSCLAMVNNQCKWPRGKVMGGSSVLNYMIYTRGNRRDYDKWAAMGNSGWSWNDVHPYFQKLEKSHIKDGVPGYLGTDGPMAISYPNWHTKIAKAFIKAGIENGASYVDYNGPTQIGYSYFHTTTENGIRKSSNAAYIYPIRGTRTNLHIKKESFVTRILIDPQTKRAHGVEFVNGKKTYQVFARKEVIMSAGAINSPQLLMLSGIGPGDHLREHGITPLVDLAVGYNLMDHTAVPIALTVNASSMFIENVATVPNLIRYERERKGPISSIGACEAVAFYDFDRPTDPDGWPDIELFQLGGPLYGDSIYRDNFNIRTSIYATIYSEMEKQAQNGFQIWPMILRPKSRGRITLRSRDPFAHPRIYANYFSDPRDVRTVIRGVRKVQELAKMPALAQIGAKLIDYEHPVPTCAHHGIDSDNYWDCVIRHLTFTIYHYSGTCKMGPQSDPTAVVDSRLRVYGISNLRVIDASIIPEIPAGHTNGPTLMIAERAADFIKEDWNYAQ, from the coding sequence ATGtggataaaaagaatatttctaatTGCTGTGATCTTGATTGATTACACGGTGTGTCAATTTCTACCACCTGGACAAGCCATCATTGATTCCGTTTTCTCAATTAAGAACTTCCTCGAAGACGGCGGACAGAGGCTCACGTTTGAGCAGGATAATTACTTTATAAATCAAGAATATGATTTCGTAATAGTTGGTGCTGGATCAGCGGGATGTGTGCTGGCGAATCGTCTCTCGGAGAATCGTGATTGGAAGATACTTCTCCTGGAAGCTGGTCCACGGGAGAATCTCCTCATGGATGTCCCCATGTTTGTGCACTATCTCCAACAAACCAATGCCGATTGGCACTACAAGACGGAAAGTTCCAATGGTTCGTGCCTTGCCATGGTGAACAATCAGTGCAAGTGGCCACGTGGGAAGGTCATGGGGGGATCCAGTGTGCTCAATTATATGATCTACACACGCGGCAATCGTCGAGATTATGACAAGTGGGCCGCAATGGGGAATTCCGGGTGGAGTTGGAATGATGTTCATCCCTACTTCCAAAAACTCGAGAAGAGTCATATAAAAGACGGTGTGCCCGGATATTTGGGCACTGATGGCCCAATGGCGATCTCCTATCCCAATTGGCATACAAAAATTGCCAAAGCTTTCATAAAGGCGGGCATTGAGAATGGTGCATCATACGTAGACTACAATGGCCCTACGCAAATAGGCTATTCGTATTTCCACACAACCACTGAAAATGGTATAAGAAAAAGCTCCAATGCTGCCTATATTTATCCCATTCGTGGAACAAGAACAAATCTTCACATAAAGAAAGAGAGCTTCGTCACGAGGATACTAATTGATCCACAAACAAAGCGAGCTCATGGGGTGGAATTTGTGAATGGGAAAAAAACCTACCAGGTGTTTGCTAGGAAGGAGGTAATAATGTCTGCGGGAGCTATAAATAGCCCACAGTTACTTATGCTGTCGGGAATTGGGCCAGGAGATCACCTCCGTGAGCATGGTATTACACCATTAGTCGACCTAGCCGTGGGCTACAATCTCATGGACCACACTGCAGTTCCTATAGCCTTAACAGTCAATGCTAGTTCTATGTTTATTGAGAATGTCGCCACGGTGCCCAATCTAATAAGATacgagagagaaagaaaaggtCCAATCTCCTCCATTGGAGCATGCGAAGCTGTGGCTTTCTATGACTTTGATCGACCCACAGACCCAGATGGATGGCCAGATATTGAACTCTTCCAGCTCGGAGGTCCCCTCTATGGGGACTCAATCTATCGAGACAACTTCAACATTCGCACATCAATCTATGCTACAATCTACAGTGAAATGGAGAAACAGGCACAGAATGGATTTCAAATTTGGCCCATGATTCTTCGACCAAAGAGTCGCGGGAGGATTACGCTACGGAGTAGGGATCCATTTGCCCACCCACGCATCTATGCGAATTACTTCTCAGATCCACGAGACGTCCGTACCGTTATACGGGGAGTGAGAAAAGTGCAGGAGTTGGCGAAGATGCCCGCATTGGCGCAAATTggtgcaaaattaattgactACGAGCACCCGGTGCCAACATGTGCTCACCATGGCATTGATTCGGACAACTACTGGGACTGTGTGATTCGTCACCTGACCTTTACCATCTACCACTACTCCGGGACATGCAAAATGGGCCCCCAGAGCGATCCAACAGCTGTCGTGGATTCACGTCTCCGTGTCTATGGCATCAGCAATCTCCGTGTCATTGATGCGAGCATCATACCAGAAATTCCAGCGGGTCACACCAATGGGCCCACACTCATGATAGCCGAACGTGCGGCTGATTTTATTAAGGAAGACTGGAATTATGCACAGTGA
- the LOC129787129 gene encoding glucose dehydrogenase [FAD, quinone] → MVLNVLIASSVINTTFGVITTSLWVIPFLLAAISFYRYDRVDPESRPLDRRVVLSEYDFIVIGAGSAGAVVANRLTEVPDWNVLLLEAGPDENEISDTPSLAAYLQLSKLDWRYKTRSSNTSCLGMVNNRCNWPRGKVLGGSSVLNYMIYVRGNKNDYDLWESLGNPGWNYENVLYYFKKSEDNRNPYLAQSTRYHRTGGYLTVQESPWHSPLVAAFVEAGTELGYPNRDINGADQRGFMIAQGTIRRGSRCSTSKAFLRPIRLRKNFHLSMNSHVTKILIDPKTKRTYGVEFVKNGKRYQINARKEVILSAGAINSPQILMLSGIGPREHLVEKGIEVLHDLPVGDNLQDHVGMAGLTFLVDKPVTLIPTRMNPGSIVMHYVVNERGPMTSLGGLEGVAFVNTPLANKSANWPDIQFHMAPASINSDGGDQVKKILGLKESLYREVYHPIAKEDAWTIIPLLLRPRSRGWVRLYSRNPFQAPIMEPNYFKDPHDIKTLVEGAKIARKVSEAKVFKQFGSRIYRKPLPNCKHLKFWSDEYIECHIRTISMTIYHPVGTAKMGPAWDKEAVVDPRLRVYGVSGLRVIDASIMPTISSGNTNAPVIMIGEKGSDLVKEDWLGEDFIAKPLRDH, encoded by the coding sequence ATGGTGCTCAATGTCTTGATAGCTTCATCTGTGATCAATACGACATTCGGTGTGATAACCACTAGTCTCTGGGTGATACCCTTCCTCCTGGCTGCAATCTCATTCTATCGCTACGATCGCGTTGATCCTGAATCTCGCCCCTTAGACCGCCGTGTTGTCCTATCTGAGTACGACTTCATTGTCATCGGTGCGGGATCAGCGGGTGCTGTTGTGGCAAATAGACTGACTGAGGTGCCAGACTGGAATGTTCTGCTCCTGGAAGCAGGACCTGATGAGAATGAAATCTCCGATACACCCTCACTTGCCGCCTACCTTCAGCTCAGCAAACTCGACTGGCGGTATAAAACACGAAGCTCAAACACATCCTGCCTCGGAATGGTGAATAATCGTTGCAACTGGCCACGTGGGAAAGTTCTCGGTGGATCCAGCGTGCTCAACTACATGATCTACGTGCGAGGCAATAAAAATGACTATGATCTCTGGGAATCCCTCGGAAATCCCGGTTGGAACTATGAGAATGTCTTGTACTACTTTAAGAAATCCGAAGACAATCGCAATCCCTATTTGGCACAGTCTACGCGCTACCATCGAACTGGAGGATACCTAACTGTGCAAGAATCTCCCTGGCATTCACCGCTTGTGGCTGCATTCGTTGAAGCTGGAACTGAGTTGGGGTACCCCAATAGAGACATAAATGGAGCCGATCAGCGAGGTTTTATGATAGCTCAGGGAACAATACGACGAGGAAGTAGATGTAGCACATCGAAAGCCTTCCTTAGACCCATAAGATTGCGAAAGAACTTTCACCTTAGCATGAATTCGCATGTAACAAAGATTCTAATTGATCCAAAGACAAAGAGAACTTATGGGGTGGAATTCGTAAAGAATGGCAAGCGGTACCAAATTAATGCTAGGAAGGAGGTAATTCTTTCAGCTGGAGCTATAAACTCCCCCCAAATATTGATGCTTTCGGGGATTGGACCGCGAGAGCATTTAGTTGAGAAAGGAATTGAAGTTCTGCATGACCTACCAGTTGGGGATAATCTTCAGGACCACGTAGGAATGGCAGGATTAACTTTCCTCGTGGATAAGCCTGTAACACTGATCCCAACTAGAATGAATCCTGGGTCAATAGTCATGCATTATGTGGTTAATGAGCGTGGTCCAATGACCAGTTTGGGTGGACTAGAGGGTGTTGCCTTTGTCAATACACCCTTAGCCAATAAATCCGCCAATTGGCCTGATATTCAGTTCCATATGGCACCTGCTTCAATTAATTCAGACGGTGGTGATCAAGTTAAGAAGATTCTTGGGCTCAAAGAGAGCCTCTACCGAGAAGTCTACCATCCAATTGCTAAAGAGGACGCCTGGACGATTATTCCGCTCCTTTTGAGACCAAGATCACGAGGATGGGTGCGATTGTACTCGAGGAATCCCTTCCAGGCTCCCATAATGGAACCAAACTACTTCAAAGATCCCCACGATATTAAAACACTCGTGGAGGGAGCAAAAATAGCACGGAAAGTCTCTGAAGCCAAAGTCTTCAAGCAATTTGGGTCGAGAATCTACCGGAAACCTCTGCCCAATTGCAAACACTTAAAATTCTGGTCAGATGAATACATTGAGTGTCACATACGTACGATCTCCATGACGATCTATCATCCCGTGGGAACAGCAAAAATGGGTCCCGCTTGGGATAAAGAAGCCGTTGTTGACCCACGTCTACGGGTGTATGGCGTTTCTGGGCTAAGGGTCATCGATGCCAGCATTATGCCAACAATTTCAAGTGGCAACACAAATGCTCCCGTAATTATGATCGGGGAGAAGGGTTCTGATCTCGTGAAAGAAGATTGGTTGGGTGAAGATTTTATAGCAAAACCACTCAGAGATCATTGA